In the genome of Nocardioides seonyuensis, one region contains:
- the meaB gene encoding methylmalonyl Co-A mutase-associated GTPase MeaB, giving the protein MSRRTAPAIPELVARARAGEAGAVARLITLVEDASPALREVMAELSAHPGTAHFLGITGSPGVGKSTSTNALVTALRRAGKRVGVLAIDPSSPFSGGALLGDRVRMSEHALDPGVYIRSMGARGHLGGLSWSTPQAARVLDAAGCDVVAVETVGVGQSEVEVAGLADTTIVMLAPGMGDGIQAAKAGILEVGDIYVVNKADRDGAEGVRRELRNVLAMTERPAGSWRPPIVMTVASKGEGAEELVAEIERHGEWLRESGELARRRTARARREIEAIALAALRERWGDVGGRGELDQLAEQVVSGDVDPYAAADDLLLSLGPSRGATG; this is encoded by the coding sequence GTGAGTCGGCGCACCGCCCCCGCGATCCCCGAGCTCGTCGCACGAGCGCGTGCCGGGGAGGCGGGGGCGGTCGCTCGTCTCATCACCTTGGTCGAGGACGCCTCGCCGGCCCTGCGTGAGGTGATGGCCGAGCTGAGCGCCCACCCCGGAACGGCCCACTTCCTCGGGATCACCGGATCTCCGGGAGTGGGGAAGTCGACCTCCACCAACGCCCTGGTGACGGCCCTGCGTCGGGCCGGCAAGCGGGTGGGCGTCCTGGCCATCGACCCGTCGTCACCGTTCTCCGGAGGCGCGCTCCTCGGAGACCGCGTGCGCATGTCCGAGCACGCTCTCGACCCGGGGGTCTACATCCGCTCCATGGGTGCCCGAGGGCACCTCGGGGGCCTGTCCTGGTCCACTCCCCAGGCTGCTCGGGTCCTCGATGCGGCCGGGTGCGACGTCGTCGCGGTCGAGACGGTGGGAGTCGGCCAGAGCGAGGTCGAGGTGGCCGGTCTGGCCGACACGACGATCGTCATGCTGGCGCCCGGCATGGGCGACGGCATCCAGGCTGCGAAGGCCGGCATCCTCGAGGTGGGCGACATCTACGTCGTCAACAAGGCTGACCGCGACGGCGCCGAGGGCGTGCGGCGCGAGCTGCGGAACGTCCTCGCCATGACCGAGCGGCCTGCCGGGTCGTGGCGGCCCCCGATCGTCATGACCGTCGCCAGCAAGGGGGAGGGCGCCGAGGAGCTGGTCGCGGAGATCGAGCGCCACGGCGAGTGGCTGCGCGAGAGCGGCGAGCTCGCGCGTCGTCGTACGGCGCGGGCCAGGCGGGAGATCGAGGCCATCGCCCTGGCCGCTCTGCGGGAGCGGTGGGGCGACGTGGGTGGCCGTGGCGAGCTGGACCAGCTCGCCGAGCAGGTCGTGTCGGGGGACGTCGATCCCTACGCCGCGGCCGACGACCTGCTGCTCTCCCTCGGCCCGTCCCGAGGGGCGACCGGCTAG